In Streptomyces sp. NBC_00414, a single window of DNA contains:
- the rapZ gene encoding RNase adapter RapZ: protein MTEHEQEEPVASRTPDAEAPHAATAGEPHTAETGAPHKEARENRPRQPAAVDTADGAEQKDGAEVNTGTTIEKAGVAEAAIPELVIISGMSGAGRSTAAKCLEDLGWFVVDNLPPALIPTMVELGARSQGNVARIAVVVDVRGRRFFDNLRESLADLETKHVTRRIVFLESSDDALVRRFEGVRRPHPLQGDGRIVDGIAAERELLRELRGDADLVIDTSSLNVHELRAKMDAQFAGEEEPELRATVMSFGFKYGLPVDADLVVDMRFLPNPHWVPELRQYTGLNEEVAAYVFNQPGAKEFLDRYAELLQLIRTGYRREGKRYVTIAVGCTGGKHRSVAMSEKLAARLVSEGVETVVVHRDMGRE, encoded by the coding sequence ATGACCGAGCACGAGCAGGAAGAACCGGTGGCGTCACGCACGCCGGACGCCGAAGCACCGCACGCGGCCACAGCCGGGGAACCGCACACAGCTGAAACCGGGGCACCGCACAAGGAAGCACGCGAAAATCGTCCGCGACAGCCGGCGGCGGTCGACACGGCCGACGGGGCGGAACAGAAAGACGGAGCGGAAGTGAACACGGGCACGACCATCGAGAAGGCAGGCGTTGCCGAGGCGGCCATTCCGGAGCTGGTGATCATCTCCGGGATGTCGGGCGCGGGCCGGTCCACCGCCGCCAAGTGTCTGGAGGACCTGGGCTGGTTCGTCGTCGACAACCTCCCGCCCGCGTTGATCCCCACCATGGTGGAGCTCGGCGCCCGCTCGCAGGGGAACGTGGCGAGGATCGCGGTCGTCGTCGACGTCCGGGGCCGCCGCTTCTTCGACAACCTGCGCGAGTCCCTCGCCGACCTGGAGACCAAGCACGTCACCCGGCGGATCGTCTTCCTGGAGTCCTCGGACGACGCCCTGGTCCGCCGCTTCGAGGGCGTGCGCCGGCCGCACCCCCTCCAGGGTGACGGCCGCATCGTCGACGGGATCGCCGCCGAGCGCGAACTGCTGCGTGAGCTGCGCGGCGACGCCGACCTGGTGATCGACACCTCCAGCCTGAACGTGCACGAACTGCGCGCCAAGATGGACGCCCAGTTCGCCGGCGAGGAGGAGCCCGAGCTGCGGGCCACCGTCATGTCCTTCGGCTTCAAGTACGGCCTGCCGGTCGATGCCGACCTGGTCGTGGACATGCGGTTCCTGCCCAACCCGCACTGGGTCCCGGAGCTGCGCCAGTACACCGGCCTCAACGAGGAGGTCGCCGCGTACGTCTTCAACCAGCCCGGCGCCAAGGAGTTCCTGGACCGGTACGCCGAGCTGCTGCAGCTCATCCGGACGGGCTACCGCCGGGAGGGCAAGCGTTACGTGACCATCGCCGTCGGCT
- the uvrC gene encoding excinuclease ABC subunit UvrC, translating into MADPSSYRPKPGQIPDSPGVYRFRDEHRRVIYVGKAKSLRQRLASYFQDLSNLHPRTRTMVTTAASVEWTVVTTEVEALQLEYSWIKEYDPRFNVKYRDDKSYPYLAVTMNEQFPRVQVMRGQKKKGVRYFGPYGHAWAIRDTVDLLLRVFPVRTCSAGVFRNAERTGRPCLLGYIGKCSAPCVGRVTPEEHRELAEEFSDFMTGRTGTYIRRLERQMTDAAEDMEYERAGRLRDDIGALKKAMEKSAVVLADATDADLIALAEDELEAAVQIFHVRGGRVRGQRGWVTDKVEAVTTAGLVEHALQQLYGEETGDSVPKEVLVPALPDPVGPVQEWLTERRGSNVSLRIPQRGDKKALMETVERNALHSLALHKTRRASDLTTRSRALEEIAEALDLDSAPLRVECYDISHLQGDDVVASMVVFEDGLARKSEYRRFQIKGFEGQDDVRSMHEVITRRFRRYLGEKEKTGEWADTEAALTEEDGRPKRFAYPPQLVVVDGGKPQVAAAQRALDELGIDDIAVCGLAKRLEEVWLPGDDDPVVLPRTSEGLYLLQRVRDEAHRFAITYQRTKRARRFKASPLDDVPGLGETRKQALIKHFGSVKKLRSATIDQICEVPGIGRKTAESIAVALAQAAPAAPAVNTATGEIMEDEDHVEDAAPETTAGVAEEPVSAGASDERRGQER; encoded by the coding sequence ATGGCCGACCCCTCCAGCTACCGCCCCAAGCCGGGACAGATCCCCGACTCGCCAGGGGTCTACAGATTCCGCGACGAGCACCGCCGGGTGATCTACGTCGGGAAGGCGAAGAGCCTGCGCCAGCGCCTGGCCAGCTACTTCCAGGACCTCTCCAACCTCCACCCGCGTACGCGCACGATGGTCACCACGGCCGCGTCGGTGGAGTGGACCGTGGTGACCACGGAGGTCGAGGCACTCCAGCTGGAGTACTCCTGGATCAAGGAGTACGACCCCCGGTTCAACGTCAAGTACCGCGACGACAAGAGCTATCCCTACCTCGCGGTCACCATGAACGAGCAGTTCCCGCGCGTGCAGGTGATGCGCGGCCAGAAGAAGAAGGGCGTGCGCTACTTCGGCCCCTACGGACACGCGTGGGCGATCCGCGACACGGTGGACCTGCTGCTGCGCGTCTTCCCCGTACGGACGTGCTCCGCGGGCGTGTTCAGGAACGCCGAGCGGACGGGCCGCCCCTGTCTGCTCGGCTACATCGGCAAGTGCTCCGCCCCCTGCGTCGGGCGCGTCACGCCCGAGGAGCACCGTGAACTCGCCGAGGAGTTCAGCGACTTCATGACCGGCCGCACGGGCACGTACATCCGCCGTCTGGAGCGGCAGATGACGGACGCCGCCGAGGACATGGAGTACGAGCGCGCCGGCCGTCTGCGCGACGACATCGGGGCCCTCAAGAAGGCCATGGAGAAGAGCGCCGTCGTGCTCGCCGACGCGACGGACGCCGACCTGATCGCCCTCGCCGAGGACGAGCTGGAAGCCGCCGTGCAGATCTTCCACGTACGCGGCGGCCGGGTGCGCGGCCAGCGCGGCTGGGTCACCGACAAGGTCGAGGCGGTCACCACGGCAGGCCTGGTCGAGCACGCGCTCCAGCAGCTGTACGGGGAGGAGACCGGCGACTCCGTACCGAAGGAGGTGCTCGTCCCGGCGCTGCCCGACCCCGTGGGGCCCGTCCAGGAGTGGCTGACCGAGCGGCGCGGGTCGAACGTGTCGCTGCGCATCCCGCAGCGCGGCGACAAGAAGGCCCTCATGGAGACGGTCGAGCGCAATGCCCTCCACTCGCTCGCTCTCCACAAGACCAGGCGCGCCTCCGACCTGACGACCCGCTCCCGCGCGCTGGAGGAGATCGCCGAGGCCCTGGACCTGGACAGCGCGCCCCTGCGGGTCGAGTGCTACGACATCTCGCACCTCCAGGGCGACGACGTCGTGGCGTCGATGGTCGTCTTCGAGGACGGACTGGCGCGCAAGAGCGAGTACCGCCGCTTCCAGATCAAGGGCTTCGAGGGCCAGGACGACGTCCGCTCCATGCACGAGGTGATCACCCGCCGCTTCAGGCGCTACCTCGGCGAGAAGGAGAAGACCGGCGAGTGGGCCGACACCGAGGCCGCTCTCACCGAGGAGGACGGGCGGCCCAAGCGTTTCGCGTACCCGCCGCAGCTGGTCGTCGTCGACGGCGGCAAGCCGCAGGTCGCCGCCGCCCAGCGGGCCCTGGACGAGCTGGGCATCGACGACATCGCCGTCTGCGGCCTCGCCAAGCGCCTCGAAGAGGTCTGGCTGCCCGGCGACGACGACCCGGTGGTACTGCCACGTACCAGTGAAGGGCTCTATCTTCTTCAGCGTGTGCGCGACGAGGCGCACCGCTTCGCGATCACCTACCAGCGCACCAAGCGGGCCCGGCGCTTCAAGGCGAGCCCGCTCGACGACGTGCCGGGCCTCGGTGAGACACGCAAGCAGGCATTGATCAAGCATTTCGGTTCGGTGAAGAAGCTGCGATCCGCGACAATCGACCAGATCTGCGAGGTTCCCGGCATAGGCCGCAAGACGGCCGAGTCGATCGCCGTGGCCCTCGCCCAGGCGGCCCCGGCGGCTCCCGCCGTGAACACCGCCACCGGAGAGATCATGGAAGACGAGGATCACGTGGAGGACGCGGCACCCGAAACGACGGCGGGTGTCGCAGAGGAGCCCGTGTCCGCGGGCGCCTCGGACGAGCGACGGGGGCAGGAGAGATGA